The Streptomyces spororaveus genome includes a region encoding these proteins:
- a CDS encoding response regulator transcription factor has product MRLLLVEDDDHVAAALSAILARHGFQVTHARNGEEALQALLPAGTPTCPQPYGVILLDLGLPDQDGYEVCGKIRKRTATPVIMVTARADVRSRIHGLNMGADDYVVKPYDTGELLARIHAVARRTGAAEEAATPGTGTPATVRLGPVSIELPTRRVSVDGADVPLTRKEFDLLALLAQRPGVVFRREQIISEVWRTSWEGTGRTLEVHVASLRSKLRMPALIETVRGVGYRLVAPAAP; this is encoded by the coding sequence ATGAGACTGCTGCTCGTCGAGGACGACGATCACGTCGCGGCAGCCCTGTCCGCGATCCTCGCCCGCCACGGCTTCCAGGTCACCCACGCCCGCAACGGTGAAGAGGCCCTGCAGGCGCTCCTGCCGGCCGGTACGCCGACCTGTCCGCAGCCGTACGGCGTCATCCTGCTCGACCTCGGTCTGCCCGATCAGGACGGCTACGAGGTGTGCGGCAAGATCCGCAAGCGCACCGCCACACCCGTGATCATGGTGACCGCGCGGGCCGACGTACGCTCCCGCATCCACGGCCTGAACATGGGCGCCGACGACTACGTGGTCAAGCCCTACGACACCGGCGAGCTCCTCGCCCGGATCCACGCCGTCGCCCGGCGCACCGGCGCCGCCGAGGAGGCCGCCACCCCCGGCACCGGTACGCCCGCCACGGTCCGCCTCGGCCCCGTCAGCATCGAGCTGCCCACCCGCCGGGTGAGCGTGGACGGCGCCGACGTACCCCTCACCCGCAAGGAGTTCGACCTGCTGGCCCTGCTCGCGCAGCGGCCCGGCGTCGTCTTCCGCCGCGAGCAGATCATCAGCGAGGTGTGGCGCACCAGCTGGGAGGGGACCGGGCGCACCCTGGAGGTCCACGTCGCCTCGCTGCGCTCCAAGCTGCGCATGCCCGCCCTCATCGAGACCGTCCGAGGGGTGGGCTACCGGCTCGTCGCCCCGGCCGCCCCCTAG
- a CDS encoding amino acid ABC transporter permease, whose protein sequence is MFDFLDSGQYDVLGAFWVTVQLTLYSAAGSLIWGTALAGMRVSPVPLLRGFGTAYVNLVRNTPLTLLIIGCSLGLNQTLGIALGGSTFKEIGFRLAVLGFIAYTGTFVCEALRSGINTVPVGQAEAARALGLSFFQVLTLIVLPQAFRAVVAPLANVLIALTKNTTVAAAIGVAEAALLMKEMLENEPQALFAVFAIFALGFVLLTLPTGLLLGWVAKRVAVKR, encoded by the coding sequence GTGTTCGATTTTCTTGATTCCGGGCAGTACGACGTGCTCGGAGCCTTCTGGGTGACGGTTCAGCTCACCCTCTACTCGGCGGCCGGATCCCTGATCTGGGGCACCGCCCTGGCCGGGATGCGGGTCAGCCCGGTCCCGCTGCTGCGGGGCTTCGGCACCGCTTACGTCAACCTGGTGCGCAACACCCCGCTGACGTTGCTGATCATCGGCTGCTCGCTGGGACTCAACCAGACCCTCGGCATCGCCCTGGGCGGCAGCACGTTCAAGGAGATCGGCTTCCGGCTCGCGGTCCTCGGATTCATCGCGTACACCGGGACCTTCGTCTGCGAGGCCCTGCGCTCCGGCATCAACACCGTGCCCGTCGGCCAGGCCGAGGCGGCCCGCGCGCTGGGACTGAGCTTCTTCCAGGTGCTCACCCTGATCGTGCTCCCCCAGGCCTTCCGGGCGGTCGTCGCACCGCTCGCCAACGTACTGATCGCGCTCACCAAGAACACCACGGTGGCAGCGGCCATCGGCGTGGCCGAGGCGGCCCTGCTGATGAAGGAAATGCTCGAGAACGAGCCGCAGGCGCTCTTCGCGGTCTTCGCGATCTTCGCCCTCGGTTTCGTCCTTCTGACCCTGCCCACCGGTCTTCTGCTGGGCTGGGTCGCCAAGCGAGTGGCGGTGAAGCGATGA
- a CDS encoding sensor histidine kinase, which translates to MRARLLPLLVILMAGTLLALGFPLAVSLAAGQQQRVVVDRIDDSARFAALAQFFIDAEGSGSTGAAERREILGLELARYQTLYGIRAGIFYRDDNALVRSPGWWSLPQSGEGRRALEEALAGRRSHDPPQVWPWQTDGKLLVVSPVVLDGDVVAVVATESPTDQMRARILRGWLLIAGGLAAAMLVAFAAALRLTSWVLKPVQTLDAAAHGIATGRMNSRVAAAGGPPELQRLAHSFNEMADNVEEVLEQQRAFVADASHQLRNPLAALLLRIELLALELPEGNEEIASVRTEGKRLTQVLDDLLDLALAEHASAEISLTDIGALTAERVAAWRPYAEEKGVRLTGTGRAAVTGWADPIALSSALDAVIDNALKFTPTGEEVEVSVSTEGRSVRVVVADRGPGLTEDELLRVGDRFWRSGRHQNVKGSGLGLSISRALLAAGGGSLSYEKNPPHGLRVTVAVPRTDPQGS; encoded by the coding sequence GTGCGTGCCCGTCTGCTCCCCCTGCTCGTCATCCTGATGGCGGGCACGCTGCTCGCCCTCGGTTTCCCGCTCGCGGTGAGCCTGGCCGCCGGGCAGCAGCAGCGGGTGGTGGTCGACCGGATCGACGACAGCGCCCGCTTCGCCGCCCTCGCGCAGTTCTTCATCGACGCCGAGGGCTCCGGATCCACCGGCGCCGCCGAGCGCCGCGAGATCCTCGGGCTCGAACTCGCCCGCTACCAGACCCTGTACGGAATCCGCGCCGGCATCTTCTACCGCGACGACAACGCCCTCGTCCGGTCCCCGGGCTGGTGGAGCCTCCCGCAATCCGGCGAGGGGCGCCGGGCCCTGGAGGAGGCGCTGGCCGGCCGGCGCAGCCACGATCCCCCGCAGGTGTGGCCCTGGCAGACCGACGGCAAACTGCTCGTCGTCTCCCCGGTCGTCCTCGACGGCGACGTGGTCGCGGTCGTCGCCACCGAATCACCCACCGACCAGATGCGCGCCCGGATCCTCCGGGGCTGGCTGCTCATCGCGGGCGGGCTCGCCGCCGCCATGCTGGTCGCCTTCGCCGCCGCCCTCAGGCTCACCAGCTGGGTGCTCAAGCCCGTGCAGACCCTGGACGCGGCCGCCCACGGCATCGCCACCGGACGGATGAACTCGCGCGTCGCGGCCGCCGGCGGGCCCCCGGAACTCCAACGCCTGGCCCACTCGTTCAACGAGATGGCCGACAACGTCGAAGAGGTCCTGGAGCAGCAGCGGGCGTTCGTCGCCGACGCCTCCCACCAGCTGCGCAACCCGCTTGCGGCACTGCTCCTGCGGATCGAGCTGCTCGCCCTCGAACTGCCCGAGGGGAACGAGGAGATCGCCTCCGTGCGCACCGAGGGCAAGCGCCTGACCCAGGTCCTGGACGACCTGCTGGACCTGGCGCTGGCCGAGCACGCCTCCGCCGAGATCAGCCTCACCGACATCGGCGCCCTGACGGCCGAGCGGGTCGCCGCGTGGCGCCCGTACGCCGAGGAGAAGGGCGTACGGCTCACCGGGACGGGCCGGGCCGCCGTCACCGGCTGGGCCGATCCCATCGCACTGTCCAGCGCGCTCGACGCCGTCATCGACAACGCCCTCAAGTTCACCCCCACGGGCGAGGAGGTCGAGGTGTCGGTCTCCACGGAGGGGCGCTCCGTCCGCGTGGTCGTCGCCGACCGCGGCCCCGGACTCACCGAGGACGAGCTGCTCCGCGTCGGCGACCGGTTCTGGCGCAGCGGACGCCACCAGAACGTCAAGGGCTCCGGGCTCGGCCTGTCGATCTCCCGTGCCCTGCTCGCCGCGGGCGGCGGGTCCCTCTCCTACGAGAAGAACCCGCCGCACGGGCTGCGCGTGACCGTGGCCGTCCCGCGCACCGACCCCCAGGGCTCCTGA
- a CDS encoding putative leader peptide, with the protein MTGNDVRLWRRVHMDLLRYAGCVCRPSC; encoded by the coding sequence ATGACCGGCAACGACGTACGCCTGTGGCGGAGGGTCCATATGGACCTGCTCCGCTACGCGGGCTGCGTGTGTCGCCCTTCCTGCTGA
- a CDS encoding amino acid ABC transporter permease encodes MSSVLYDTPGPKAKVRNWIYSGIFVVLFGLVLWWALSLMGEKGQLDADKWTPFVTDSQVWTTYLLPGLLETLKAGALSMLIALPFGALLGIGRLSDHAWVRGPVGAWVEFFRAIPVLMLMLFGSALMAPRFLDVPSDTRPFWAVVTGLVLYNSAVIAEIVRAGVLSLPHGQSDAAKAIGMRKGQTMVYVLIPQAVTAMLPALVSQLVVILKDTAIGGALLGFAELLSANRQISANYSNTIPTLVVIALIYIAVNFALTSSASLLEGRLRKSKKSTGAVVGVNDVNDMATGANSGGI; translated from the coding sequence ATGAGCTCCGTGCTGTACGACACCCCCGGCCCCAAGGCCAAGGTGCGCAACTGGATCTACAGCGGGATCTTCGTCGTGCTGTTCGGGCTCGTCCTGTGGTGGGCGCTGTCCCTCATGGGCGAGAAGGGCCAGCTGGACGCCGACAAGTGGACGCCGTTCGTCACCGACAGCCAGGTCTGGACGACATACCTGCTGCCGGGCCTGCTGGAGACGCTCAAGGCCGGCGCCCTGTCCATGCTGATCGCCCTCCCGTTCGGCGCGCTGCTGGGCATCGGCCGGCTGTCGGACCACGCGTGGGTGCGGGGACCGGTCGGCGCATGGGTGGAGTTCTTCCGTGCCATCCCGGTCCTGATGCTGATGCTGTTCGGCAGCGCGCTGATGGCGCCGCGGTTCCTGGACGTTCCCTCCGACACCCGGCCCTTCTGGGCCGTGGTCACGGGCCTGGTCCTCTACAACTCGGCCGTCATCGCCGAGATCGTCCGGGCGGGTGTGCTCTCCCTGCCCCACGGCCAGAGCGACGCCGCCAAGGCGATCGGCATGCGCAAGGGCCAGACGATGGTGTACGTGCTGATCCCGCAGGCGGTGACGGCGATGCTGCCGGCCCTGGTCAGCCAGCTCGTGGTGATCCTCAAGGACACCGCGATCGGCGGCGCCCTGCTGGGCTTCGCGGAACTGCTGTCGGCGAACCGGCAGATCTCGGCCAACTACAGCAACACCATCCCGACCCTCGTCGTGATCGCGCTGATCTACATCGCCGTGAACTTCGCCCTCACCTCGTCCGCCTCCCTGCTGGAAGGCCGGCTGCGGAAGTCGAAGAAGAGCACCGGTGCGGTGGTCGGCGTCAATGATGTGAACGACATGGCCACCGGGGCGAACTCGGGCGGGATCTGA
- a CDS encoding glycoside hydrolase 5 family protein translates to MPDDALRFGANYTPARGWFHHWLDFDLDELRADLDSIAALGLDHVRVFPLWPVFQPNRTLIRPRAVEQLVALADAAAERGLDVNVDGLQGHLSSFDFLPAWTRTWHRRSIFTDPDVVAGQEEYLRTLAAALADRPNFLGMTVGNEINQFSGAPHPDPDRITPDQAARWLERMLAACEEGAPGRLHLHAEYDAAWYRDGHPFTAAQAARLGAATAVHSWVFNGTAQRHGRCGTATEHHAAYLIELSKAWAVDPHRPVWLQEVGAPAPLIPPAHAARFTEATVANALDCPDVWGVTWWCSHDVSRELADFPELEYGLGLMTNDRRTKPVGAAIARITEQWRGRAHRPAPRSTALAVDAGEDADGGAAGAPGRSVCAPGGAFFEAWAVLTAQGVRPAVVLAERAADPAHLAARGITEVLRVHDVT, encoded by the coding sequence GTGCCCGATGACGCGCTCCGCTTCGGCGCCAACTACACACCGGCCCGCGGCTGGTTCCACCACTGGCTGGACTTCGACCTCGACGAGCTGCGGGCCGATCTGGACTCGATCGCCGCACTCGGGCTGGACCACGTGCGCGTCTTCCCGCTGTGGCCGGTGTTCCAGCCGAACCGGACGTTGATCCGGCCGCGTGCCGTCGAGCAGCTCGTCGCGCTCGCCGACGCGGCCGCCGAGCGCGGGCTCGACGTCAACGTGGACGGATTGCAAGGGCACTTGTCGAGCTTCGACTTCCTGCCCGCCTGGACCCGGACCTGGCACCGGCGCAGCATCTTCACCGATCCCGACGTGGTCGCCGGGCAGGAGGAGTACCTGCGCACGCTGGCCGCGGCCCTCGCCGACCGGCCGAACTTCCTGGGCATGACCGTCGGCAACGAGATCAACCAGTTCTCCGGCGCCCCGCACCCCGACCCCGACCGGATCACCCCGGACCAGGCCGCCCGCTGGCTGGAGCGGATGCTCGCCGCCTGTGAGGAGGGCGCACCGGGGCGGCTGCATCTGCATGCCGAGTACGACGCCGCCTGGTACCGGGACGGGCACCCCTTCACCGCGGCCCAGGCGGCCCGGCTGGGCGCGGCCACCGCCGTGCACTCCTGGGTGTTCAACGGCACCGCGCAGCGCCACGGCCGGTGCGGGACGGCGACGGAGCACCATGCCGCGTACCTGATCGAGCTCTCCAAGGCCTGGGCCGTGGACCCGCACCGCCCGGTGTGGCTCCAGGAGGTCGGAGCCCCGGCGCCGCTGATCCCGCCCGCGCACGCGGCGCGGTTCACCGAGGCCACGGTCGCGAACGCCCTGGACTGCCCGGACGTGTGGGGCGTGACCTGGTGGTGCTCCCACGACGTGTCCCGGGAGCTCGCGGACTTCCCGGAGCTGGAGTACGGCCTCGGCCTCATGACCAACGACCGCCGGACCAAACCGGTCGGCGCCGCGATCGCCCGGATCACCGAGCAGTGGCGGGGCCGCGCGCACCGCCCGGCCCCGCGGTCCACCGCGCTCGCCGTGGACGCCGGCGAGGACGCCGACGGCGGTGCGGCGGGGGCGCCCGGGCGCTCGGTGTGCGCCCCGGGCGGGGCGTTCTTCGAGGCCTGGGCCGTGCTGACGGCCCAGGGGGTGCGCCCCGCGGTGGTCCTCGCGGAGCGCGCCGCGGATCCCGCCCATCTGGCCGCGCGCGGCATCACCGAGGTACTGCGCGTGCACGACGTGACCTGA
- a CDS encoding glutamate ABC transporter substrate-binding protein: protein MKISKAAAAAAVAVALSLTATACGGSKQDAASDGGASGGAKDKIVVGIKYDQPGLGLKTPDGKFTGFDVDVATYVAKELGYEPNQIEFKQAPSAERENLISNGDVKFVVATYSINDKRKEKVDFAGPYFLAHQDLLVRADDTSITKAEDLNKKKLCSVTGSTSAQNVKTKLAPEADLLEQGGYSECLTGLENKAVDALTTDNSILAGYAAQEKNKGKFKLVGLSLSNENYGIGLKKGDKELQTKINAALKKMVEDGSWQKAVDKNLGPANYKNEPAPQITEGS from the coding sequence ATGAAGATCTCCAAGGCCGCTGCGGCCGCGGCCGTCGCCGTCGCCCTTTCCCTGACCGCGACCGCCTGTGGCGGCAGCAAGCAGGACGCCGCCAGTGACGGCGGTGCCTCCGGTGGCGCCAAGGACAAGATCGTCGTCGGCATCAAGTACGACCAGCCCGGTCTGGGCCTGAAGACCCCGGACGGCAAGTTCACGGGCTTCGACGTCGACGTCGCGACCTACGTCGCCAAGGAGCTCGGCTACGAGCCGAACCAGATCGAGTTCAAGCAGGCCCCCAGCGCCGAGCGCGAGAACCTGATCTCGAACGGTGACGTGAAGTTCGTCGTCGCGACGTACTCGATCAACGACAAGCGCAAGGAGAAGGTCGACTTCGCCGGCCCGTACTTCCTCGCGCACCAGGACCTGCTGGTCCGCGCCGACGACACGAGCATCACCAAGGCCGAGGACCTGAACAAGAAGAAGCTCTGCTCGGTCACCGGCTCCACGTCGGCGCAGAACGTCAAGACCAAGCTGGCCCCCGAGGCCGACCTGCTGGAGCAGGGTGGCTACTCCGAGTGCCTGACCGGCCTGGAGAACAAGGCCGTCGACGCCCTCACCACGGACAACTCGATCCTGGCCGGCTACGCGGCACAGGAGAAGAACAAGGGCAAGTTCAAGCTGGTCGGGCTGAGCCTGAGCAACGAGAACTACGGCATCGGTCTGAAGAAGGGCGACAAGGAGCTCCAGACCAAGATCAACGCCGCCCTCAAGAAGATGGTCGAGGACGGCAGCTGGCAGAAGGCCGTGGACAAGAACCTCGGCCCGGCCAACTACAAGAACGAGCCTGCCCCGCAGATCACCGAAGGCAGCTGA
- a CDS encoding amino acid ABC transporter ATP-binding protein, with protein MSGVSVTKDVQDAAGAADDLVVLSNVNKHFGALHVLQDIDLSIARGEVVVVIGPSGSGKSTLCRTINRLETIDSGTITLDGKELPSEGKELARLRADVGMVFQSFNLFAHKTVLQNVMLGQLKVRKTDQAAAREKALSLLERVGVHSQADKYPAQLSGGQQQRVAIARALAMEPKVMLFDEPTSALDPEMINEVLEVMQQLAREGMTMVVVTHEMGFARSAANRVVFMADGKIVEEATPEQFFSNPRSDRAKDFLSKILHH; from the coding sequence ATGAGCGGAGTATCAGTGACCAAGGACGTGCAGGACGCGGCCGGTGCCGCAGACGACCTGGTCGTACTGAGCAACGTCAACAAGCACTTCGGCGCGCTGCACGTGCTTCAGGACATCGATCTGAGCATTGCCCGCGGTGAGGTAGTCGTGGTGATCGGTCCCTCGGGATCGGGCAAGTCCACGCTGTGCCGGACCATCAACCGCCTGGAGACCATCGACTCGGGCACCATCACGCTCGACGGCAAGGAACTGCCCTCCGAGGGCAAGGAACTGGCCCGGCTGCGCGCCGACGTCGGCATGGTCTTCCAGTCGTTCAACCTCTTCGCGCACAAGACGGTGCTGCAGAACGTCATGCTGGGCCAGCTCAAGGTCCGCAAGACCGACCAGGCCGCGGCACGCGAGAAGGCGCTGTCCCTGCTGGAGCGGGTGGGTGTCCACTCGCAGGCCGACAAGTACCCGGCGCAGCTCTCCGGTGGCCAGCAGCAGCGTGTGGCGATCGCGCGGGCGCTGGCCATGGAGCCGAAGGTGATGCTCTTCGACGAGCCGACCTCGGCCCTGGACCCGGAGATGATCAACGAGGTGCTGGAGGTCATGCAGCAGCTCGCCCGTGAGGGGATGACCATGGTGGTCGTCACGCACGAGATGGGCTTCGCCCGCTCTGCGGCCAACCGGGTCGTCTTCATGGCCGACGGCAAGATCGTCGAAGAGGCCACCCCCGAGCAGTTCTTCAGCAACCCGCGCAGTGACCGCGCCAAGGACTTCCTGTCGAAGATCCTGCACCACTGA
- a CDS encoding endo-beta-N-acetylglucosaminidase — protein sequence MPETDHGVDPRTPPAATRPTRRRVLATGAGAAALLGLGLAGRARAAAAPARLPVAAPAAPDPAGLAPYASYWFPDSLPSGTPGPGIVWRSLSGWAPESDPDLAYNTSTVPLAERFTPVPANRDARAGQARIASLVSFGPTAGNPSQGSPTADHYALTHWAYIDELVFWGGSAGEGIVLAPNAPVVDAAHRNGVRVLGNVFLPPVAYGGDLRWTRDLVRQDALGRFPIADALVRVARTYGFDGWFVNAETDGGDSALATRMRGFLRALRTAGEPHGLRITWYDAMNSTGRVGWQGALNALNQEFFEDRAGKVSDTMFVDFRWTPDTLAASGALADRLGRSRHDLWAAVDTESRGWDSVVDWDAIVPREREHVVSYGFYRPEWTRNHLADRSPGAFHRADDRFWTGESLDPARPAPGARWRAPATAVADRSTVTALPFACSFNTGHGLRWYDGGRAVSDAAWNHLGLQDRLPGRRWAVDTAGARPSVTLDFADAWRGGSSLLVEGALSAPAVIGLHATRLPLTRGTVLELVHATGSPEPVAVELGVAVREPSGPGEPVPYTWLPAGTRDSGQGWRTTRARLSSLAGRTAYGLAVRITALGRKPVVWRIGAVSVHDEPRTRRPAPPAAPVVDASARHDGRAWLRLSWRAAAGPGGRPRHHEVWRVLPDGTRTFLGGTCGTALYLPAVPRAGRERAAAFEVRAVDELYAASEPACATLTW from the coding sequence ATGCCCGAGACCGACCACGGCGTCGATCCGCGTACGCCGCCCGCCGCGACACGGCCGACCCGGCGCAGGGTGCTCGCCACCGGGGCCGGGGCCGCCGCGCTCCTGGGCCTGGGCCTGGCGGGCCGCGCCCGGGCCGCCGCCGCGCCCGCACGCTTACCGGTGGCGGCACCCGCGGCACCGGACCCGGCCGGCCTGGCCCCGTACGCCTCGTACTGGTTCCCCGACTCCCTGCCGTCGGGGACCCCCGGCCCCGGGATCGTGTGGCGCTCGCTCAGCGGGTGGGCCCCGGAGAGCGATCCGGATCTGGCGTACAACACCTCGACCGTGCCCCTGGCGGAGCGCTTCACCCCGGTCCCGGCGAACCGGGACGCGCGCGCCGGCCAGGCCCGTATCGCCTCGCTGGTGTCCTTCGGGCCCACGGCCGGGAACCCCTCCCAGGGCTCCCCGACCGCCGACCACTACGCGCTCACCCACTGGGCGTACATCGACGAGCTGGTCTTCTGGGGCGGCTCCGCCGGCGAGGGCATCGTGCTCGCGCCCAACGCGCCCGTGGTCGACGCCGCCCACCGCAACGGGGTCCGGGTGCTGGGCAATGTGTTCCTGCCTCCCGTCGCCTACGGCGGCGACCTCCGGTGGACCCGCGACCTGGTGCGACAGGACGCCCTGGGCCGTTTCCCGATCGCCGACGCGCTCGTCCGGGTGGCCCGGACGTACGGCTTCGACGGCTGGTTCGTGAACGCCGAGACCGACGGCGGGGACAGCGCGCTCGCCACCCGGATGCGGGGGTTCCTGCGCGCCCTGCGGACGGCCGGCGAGCCCCACGGACTGCGCATCACCTGGTACGACGCCATGAACAGCACCGGCCGGGTGGGCTGGCAGGGTGCCCTCAACGCGCTCAACCAGGAGTTCTTCGAGGACCGGGCCGGGAAGGTCTCGGACACGATGTTCGTGGACTTCCGCTGGACCCCGGACACCCTGGCCGCCTCGGGCGCACTCGCCGACCGCCTCGGCCGCTCCCGCCACGACCTGTGGGCCGCCGTGGACACCGAGTCCCGCGGCTGGGACTCGGTCGTCGACTGGGACGCGATCGTCCCGCGCGAGCGCGAGCACGTCGTCAGCTACGGCTTCTACCGGCCCGAGTGGACCCGCAACCACCTCGCCGACCGCTCCCCCGGGGCCTTCCACCGCGCCGACGACCGGTTCTGGACGGGCGAGTCCCTGGACCCGGCCCGGCCCGCGCCCGGCGCCCGCTGGCGGGCCCCCGCCACGGCCGTCGCCGACCGCTCCACCGTCACGGCCCTCCCCTTCGCCTGCTCCTTCAACACCGGGCACGGGCTGCGCTGGTACGACGGCGGCAGGGCCGTCTCGGACGCCGCCTGGAACCACCTCGGGCTCCAGGACCGGCTCCCGGGCCGCCGCTGGGCCGTGGACACCGCCGGGGCGCGCCCCTCGGTCACCCTGGACTTCGCGGACGCCTGGCGCGGCGGCTCCAGCCTGCTGGTGGAGGGCGCCCTGAGCGCGCCCGCGGTCATCGGGCTGCATGCGACGCGGCTGCCGCTGACCCGCGGGACGGTCCTGGAACTGGTGCACGCCACGGGCTCGCCGGAGCCGGTCGCCGTGGAGCTCGGGGTGGCCGTCCGCGAGCCGTCCGGCCCCGGCGAGCCGGTCCCGTACACGTGGCTGCCGGCCGGAACCCGGGACAGCGGGCAGGGCTGGCGCACCACACGGGCCCGGCTGTCGTCCCTGGCGGGCAGGACCGCGTACGGCCTGGCGGTACGGATCACCGCGCTCGGGAGGAAGCCGGTGGTGTGGCGGATCGGCGCCGTGTCGGTGCACGACGAGCCGCGCACCCGGCGCCCGGCACCGCCCGCGGCTCCGGTCGTGGACGCCTCGGCCCGCCACGACGGCCGGGCCTGGCTGCGCCTGTCCTGGCGGGCGGCGGCCGGACCCGGCGGGCGGCCCCGCCACCACGAGGTGTGGCGGGTCCTCCCCGACGGCACCCGCACCTTCCTCGGGGGCACCTGCGGCACCGCCCTGTATCTGCCCGCCGTCCCGCGCGCCGGGCGGGAACGGGCGGCGGCCTTCGAGGTCCGGGCCGTCGACGAGCTGTACGCGGCGTCCGAGCCGGCCTGCGCCACGCTGACCTGGTAG
- a CDS encoding FAD-dependent monooxygenase produces MDPVIVVGAGPVGLSLSLALAGAGVPSVVLDEGPGKEEVRPARTVVLHAESTAMAHRLGCRTLRDEGAYFAAWRTMRRSRPDRRITFEDHPAPLHVPQHALTRGLRDAAAAHPLVQLITDSKLDALEQDGRGITAHTRGAETTWWRGSYLVGCDGARSTVRKLLGIRFPGRTAVERHAVAALRTELPWPGEALLHRSPPQEVTSRPLRDGVWRLDWLLPPRGELVTPDALVTLIRDTLAAWCGGTTPPYDLIDTGVHTLHHRLARRWRDGRAFLAGDAAHLLGALGTQGVEEGLRDAENLAWKLSLAWHQGASDALLDSYEAERRTAVASRLRAADQAMPSLRAGGGLRTYLPGAARSAQSLLTDGHLGRGPLGAEPAYAPPVAVREVPTATEPGGPVANVPVTAPDGATVPLRDLLGQGRLLVVLVAPGTGVWDRRHWLGAGLMPRLAAAVSALPVRTDLLVADRYPGAPAHTVLLVRPDGHLAATFAGVRPAELYEAADAVRAGAPASRVPKPTPSTAAPAPAPAPTPTVVID; encoded by the coding sequence ATGGACCCGGTGATCGTCGTGGGCGCGGGGCCCGTCGGGCTGTCCCTGTCGCTCGCCCTGGCGGGCGCCGGCGTGCCCTCCGTCGTGCTCGACGAGGGGCCCGGCAAGGAGGAGGTCCGCCCGGCCCGTACCGTCGTCCTGCACGCCGAATCGACCGCCATGGCGCACCGGCTGGGCTGCAGGACGCTGCGCGACGAGGGGGCGTACTTCGCCGCCTGGCGCACCATGCGCCGGAGCCGGCCCGACCGGCGGATCACCTTCGAGGACCACCCGGCCCCGCTGCACGTGCCGCAGCACGCGCTGACGCGCGGACTGCGCGACGCCGCCGCGGCCCACCCGCTCGTCCAGCTGATCACCGACAGCAAACTCGACGCCCTGGAGCAGGACGGCCGGGGCATCACCGCGCACACGCGGGGTGCCGAGACCACCTGGTGGCGCGGGAGTTACCTGGTCGGCTGCGACGGCGCCCGCTCCACCGTGCGCAAACTGCTCGGCATCCGCTTCCCCGGCCGTACCGCCGTCGAACGGCACGCCGTGGCCGCTCTGCGCACCGAACTGCCCTGGCCCGGCGAGGCCTTGCTGCACCGCAGCCCGCCGCAGGAGGTCACCTCCCGGCCGCTGCGCGACGGGGTGTGGCGGCTGGACTGGCTGCTCCCGCCGCGCGGGGAGCTCGTGACGCCCGACGCGCTGGTGACCCTGATCCGCGACACGCTTGCCGCGTGGTGCGGCGGCACGACACCCCCGTACGACCTCATCGACACCGGGGTCCACACGCTGCACCACCGTCTCGCCCGGCGCTGGCGTGACGGCCGCGCCTTCCTCGCCGGAGACGCCGCGCACCTGCTGGGCGCGCTCGGCACCCAGGGGGTCGAGGAGGGGCTGCGCGACGCCGAGAACCTGGCGTGGAAGCTCTCCCTGGCCTGGCACCAGGGGGCCTCCGACGCCCTGCTCGACAGCTACGAGGCCGAGCGGCGCACCGCGGTCGCCTCCCGGCTGCGCGCGGCCGACCAGGCGATGCCGTCGCTGCGGGCCGGGGGCGGCCTGCGCACCTACCTCCCCGGCGCCGCACGCAGCGCCCAGTCCCTGCTCACCGACGGCCACCTGGGGCGCGGGCCGCTGGGCGCGGAACCCGCGTACGCCCCGCCGGTCGCCGTCCGGGAGGTGCCGACGGCCACGGAGCCGGGCGGCCCGGTCGCGAACGTCCCGGTGACCGCGCCGGACGGGGCGACCGTGCCCCTGCGGGACCTGCTCGGGCAGGGGCGGCTGCTGGTGGTGCTGGTGGCTCCCGGCACCGGGGTCTGGGACCGGCGCCACTGGCTCGGCGCCGGGCTGATGCCCCGTCTGGCGGCGGCGGTGAGCGCCCTGCCGGTCCGTACCGACCTGCTGGTCGCGGACCGCTACCCGGGGGCTCCGGCGCACACCGTGCTGCTCGTCCGGCCGGACGGGCACCTGGCGGCGACCTTCGCGGGGGTCCGCCCGGCGGAGCTGTACGAGGCCGCGGACGCGGTCCGGGCGGGCGCGCCCGCGTCCCGGGTGCCGAAGCCGACACCCTCCACGGCGGCACCGGCGCCCGCGCCGGCACCGACACCGACCGTGGTGATCGATTGA